The Diorhabda sublineata isolate icDioSubl1.1 chromosome 6, icDioSubl1.1, whole genome shotgun sequence genome includes a window with the following:
- the LOC130445955 gene encoding carnosine N-methyltransferase: protein MNAESSGANEERAYFLSVLSTFRSYREQSLSRIKRKETCLDNLPYHHKQWLKKYKEDLEEITKCIEKNSEFIPLVLRQAHCIFENAYSTEVPSHSEQNVGTLSEGLDKVQSVFKQLMRDWSSLGALERKQCYQPIFEEIFANYPEDKFDRSNIKVLVPGAGLGRLAFEIASRGFFCQGNEFNLFMLIVSFFVLNLCKKVDEYEIYPWIHQYCNNLKVEDQMLSVRFPDVIPTPTPDSGFSMTAGDFLEVYTHSDEWHCVATCFFIDCAPNVVQFIEKIYLILKPGGLWVNLGPLLYHYSDMKNEKSVEPSFQVVMQVIKKVGFELEKCETDLKTKYCQNPKSMLQYEYDSVFFVCRKPISIDNHETDPINGYCDIESSFSS from the exons ATGAACGCAGAATCTAGTGGCGCAAATGAAGAACGCGCTTATTTTTTATCAGTTCTTTCAACATTTAGAAGCTACAG agaGCAGTCTTTGTCAAGGATTAAGCGTAAAGAAACATGTCTGGACAATCTACCTTATCACCACAAACAGTggttgaaaaaatacaaagaagacTTGGAAGAAATAACTAAATGTATAGAAAAGAATTCGGAATTTATTCCCCTTGTTTTACGTCAAGCACACTGTATATTCGAAAATGCATACTCTACTGAAGTACCTTCTCATTCTGAACAAAATGTGGGAACCTTGTCAGAGGGTCTCGATAAA gTTCAAAGTGTATTCAAACAGCTTATGCGTGACTGGAGTTCCTTAGGCGCCCTAGAGCGTAAACAGTGTTATCAACCTAtctttgaagaaatatttgctAATTACCCCGAAGACAAATTCGACAGGAGTAATATAAAAGTTCTGGTACCTGGCGCGGGTCTTGGAAGACTTGCTTTCGAAATAGCTTCGAGAGGTTTCTTCTGTCAAGGAAATGAATTCAATCTCTTCATGTTAATCGTATCGTTTTTTGTACTGAATCTTTGTAAAAAGGTCGACGAATATGAAATATATCCGTGGATTCATCAATATTGCAACAATCTCAAAGTGGAAGATCAAATGCTTTCAGTCAG atttcctGATGTAATTCCTACGCCTACACCGGACAGTGGATTTTCAATGACGGCTGGAGACTTTTTAGAAGTTTATACTCATAGCGACGAGTGGCATTGTGTTGCTACTTGTTTTTTCATAGATTGCGCCCCTAATGTCGttcaatttatagaaaaaatatatttgatattaaaaccAGGAGGTTTATGGGTAAATCTAGGACCTTTGCTTTACCACTATTCTGACATGAAAAACGAGAAAAGTGTTGAACCCAGCTTTCAAGTTGTCATGCAG GTCATCAAGAAGGTCGGATTTGAATTAGAGAAGTGTGAGACTGATCTGAAAACGAAATACTGTCAAAACCCGAAGTCGATGCTACAATATGAATATGACAGCGTATTTTTCGTTTGCAGGAAACCGATTTCGATAGATAACCACGAAACTGATCCAATTAACGGATATTGTGATATAGAAAGTAGCTTcagttcttaa
- the LOC130445953 gene encoding exocyst complex component 5 isoform X1: MMQQYMKELEQEPFDAEEFVERLAWRTLAESKNGGDENDINPALLQESFVQAIKDLNLLHERQQKKCEKLEVAVREDEATFFQEIYNLLEQNKQAMETFQELDGKINHVATKVLHLGDQLDSVNGPRSRVVDALKLMIHVTEFLSEDSVLSPIFTRPELIDDAADIIQKLYLISQDLPPKFDIAKRKIERKYSDIEKALIEEFVMAMDNENLNRMKEIATVLSQFKGYSQCVDAYIDHSQVGCLSSKDVFVNFLTLCKYNNEIIQKVFSNPEQVMAKFVLNIYQLKLVEYIEQRLNSKLGTYSYLQTLYELYSKTNQLSNDLSVFNMGNDKNYLAKLTTNIFNKYINDYITMELKCLKDKCSSNLQKYYESKNHQKKQIQSGGFQDLRRDLQAVIGTRANINIAQIENYGGETFLSEELAITILQDTKHAFQRCQLLSKPTERAGNAAQILDRLINSLLVEHVDYAVEIGLQAVPVVEGAKNPPILYFFSVVHHSNNIIHLVEKQFMDLVVPLVENTPKHNDCLQKKKFVMEDTERKINTGLDRCLNAISTWVKLYLQTEQKKSDFKPESDDFDTVASPACKNVINYINSIIKEIRANLDGNNVTAILQELGIRLHRVIYDHMLQFQYNTAGAMVAICDLNEYRHCTKVLGPLVTELFETLHALCNLLLVKPENLQQVCSEDSLVKLDRAILHNFVQLRSDFKVQKQTILKV; encoded by the exons atgatgcAACAATATATGAAAGAATTAGAGCAA GAACCTTTCGATGCTGAAGAATTTGTAGAACGTCTAGCATGGAGAACTTTAGCAGAATCCAAAAATGGGGGAGATGAAAATGATATTAATCCTGCATTATTACAAGAGTCTTTTGTGCAAGCTATCAA AGATCTGAACTTGCTACACGAGCGACAGcaaaagaaatgtgaaaaattagAAGTAGCAGTCAGAGAGGATGAAGCAACATTTTTTCAAGAgatatataatttattggaacaaaacaag caAGCTATGGAGACGTTTCAAGAATTGGATGGTAAAATTAATCACGTAGCAACCAAAGTACTCCATTTAGGTGATCAATTAGATAGTGTTAATGGACCTAGATCTAGAGTTGTGGATGCTCTGAAATTAATGATTCATGTAACTGAATTTTTATCAGAAGATTCAGTTTTATCACCTATATTTACAAGACCTGAACTG ATAGACGATGCAGCTGATATAAtccagaaattatatttaatctcTCAGGATTTACCACCTAA ATTTGACATCgccaaaagaaaaatagaaaggAAATACTCTGATATTGAAAAAGCTTTGATAGAGGAATTTGTGATGGCTATGGATAACGAAAATCTAAACAGAATGAAAGAAATAGCAACAGTATTGTCACAATTCAAAGGGTATTCCCAATGTGTAGATGCTTACATAGATCACAGTCAAGTG GGATGTTTGTCTAGTAAAGacgtttttgtaaattttctaaCTCTTTGCAAATATAACAACGAAATAATACAGAAGGTATTTAGTAATCCAGAACAAGTGATGgcaaaatttgttttgaatatataCCAACTAAAATTAGTTGAATACATTGAACAGAGGTTAAATTCTAAACTGGGCACATATAGTTATTTGCAGACTTTATATGAACTATATTCCAA gaCGAATCAGTTATCGAACGATCTAAGCGTTTTCAATATGggaaatgacaaaaattatttggcaaaattaacaacaaacattttcaacaaatatatcAATGATTATATAAC aatggAATTGAAATGCCTCAAAGACAAATGTTCTtccaatttacaaaaatattatgaatccAAAAATCATCAAAAGAAACAAATACAATCTGGAGG cTTTCAAGATCTTCGAAGAGATCTACAAGCGGTAATAGGAACTAGAGCAAATATCAACATCGcccaaatagaaaattatggcGGAGAAACTTTCCTTTCGGAAGAATTAGCGATTACTATCCTTCAAGATACCAAACATGCTTTCCAACGCTGTCAATTG TTATCCAAGCCCACAGAAAGAGCAGGAAACGCTGCACAAATTTTGGACAGATTGATAAATAGTCTATTGGTAGAACATGTAGATTATGCTGTCGAAATAGGATTACAAGCTGTACCTGTAGTGGAGGGAGCCAAGAATCCCccaattttgtatttcttcagCGTTGTACATCAtagtaataatataatacatttaGTTGAAAAACAATTCATGGATCTGGTAGTTCCTTTAGTCGa GAATACGCCTAAACATAACGATTgcctacagaaaaaaaaatttgttatggAAGATACTGAACGTAAAATCAATACAGGCTTAGATAG GTGTTTAAATGCGATTTCAACTTGGGTTAAACTCTATCTTCaaacagaacaaaaaaaatccgattttaaaccagaatcagatgATTTTGATACTGTAGCATCACCC GCCTGCAAAAATGTAATAAACTATATAAACAGtattattaaagaaattagAGCTAACTTGGATGGTAATAACGTCACTGCTATATTACAAGAACTTGGAATTAGGTTACACAGAGTGATATATGATCATATGTTGCAGTTTCAATACAACACTGCAG gAGCAATGGTGGCCATTTGTGATTTAAATGAATATAGACATTGTACGAAAGTTTTAGGTCCTTTGGTGACtgaattatttgaaactttACATGCTCTCTGTAACCTTCTTCTAGTGAAACCTGAAAATTTACAACAAGTTTGCTCAGAAGATTCATTG GTTAAACTGGACAGAGCAATTCTTCATAATTTTGTACAACTTCGAAGCGATTTTAAGgttcaaaaacaaactattttAAAAGTGTAG
- the LOC130445953 gene encoding exocyst complex component 5 isoform X2: protein METFQELDGKINHVATKVLHLGDQLDSVNGPRSRVVDALKLMIHVTEFLSEDSVLSPIFTRPELIDDAADIIQKLYLISQDLPPKFDIAKRKIERKYSDIEKALIEEFVMAMDNENLNRMKEIATVLSQFKGYSQCVDAYIDHSQVGCLSSKDVFVNFLTLCKYNNEIIQKVFSNPEQVMAKFVLNIYQLKLVEYIEQRLNSKLGTYSYLQTLYELYSKTNQLSNDLSVFNMGNDKNYLAKLTTNIFNKYINDYITMELKCLKDKCSSNLQKYYESKNHQKKQIQSGGFQDLRRDLQAVIGTRANINIAQIENYGGETFLSEELAITILQDTKHAFQRCQLLSKPTERAGNAAQILDRLINSLLVEHVDYAVEIGLQAVPVVEGAKNPPILYFFSVVHHSNNIIHLVEKQFMDLVVPLVENTPKHNDCLQKKKFVMEDTERKINTGLDRCLNAISTWVKLYLQTEQKKSDFKPESDDFDTVASPACKNVINYINSIIKEIRANLDGNNVTAILQELGIRLHRVIYDHMLQFQYNTAGAMVAICDLNEYRHCTKVLGPLVTELFETLHALCNLLLVKPENLQQVCSEDSLVKLDRAILHNFVQLRSDFKVQKQTILKV, encoded by the exons ATGGAGACGTTTCAAGAATTGGATGGTAAAATTAATCACGTAGCAACCAAAGTACTCCATTTAGGTGATCAATTAGATAGTGTTAATGGACCTAGATCTAGAGTTGTGGATGCTCTGAAATTAATGATTCATGTAACTGAATTTTTATCAGAAGATTCAGTTTTATCACCTATATTTACAAGACCTGAACTG ATAGACGATGCAGCTGATATAAtccagaaattatatttaatctcTCAGGATTTACCACCTAA ATTTGACATCgccaaaagaaaaatagaaaggAAATACTCTGATATTGAAAAAGCTTTGATAGAGGAATTTGTGATGGCTATGGATAACGAAAATCTAAACAGAATGAAAGAAATAGCAACAGTATTGTCACAATTCAAAGGGTATTCCCAATGTGTAGATGCTTACATAGATCACAGTCAAGTG GGATGTTTGTCTAGTAAAGacgtttttgtaaattttctaaCTCTTTGCAAATATAACAACGAAATAATACAGAAGGTATTTAGTAATCCAGAACAAGTGATGgcaaaatttgttttgaatatataCCAACTAAAATTAGTTGAATACATTGAACAGAGGTTAAATTCTAAACTGGGCACATATAGTTATTTGCAGACTTTATATGAACTATATTCCAA gaCGAATCAGTTATCGAACGATCTAAGCGTTTTCAATATGggaaatgacaaaaattatttggcaaaattaacaacaaacattttcaacaaatatatcAATGATTATATAAC aatggAATTGAAATGCCTCAAAGACAAATGTTCTtccaatttacaaaaatattatgaatccAAAAATCATCAAAAGAAACAAATACAATCTGGAGG cTTTCAAGATCTTCGAAGAGATCTACAAGCGGTAATAGGAACTAGAGCAAATATCAACATCGcccaaatagaaaattatggcGGAGAAACTTTCCTTTCGGAAGAATTAGCGATTACTATCCTTCAAGATACCAAACATGCTTTCCAACGCTGTCAATTG TTATCCAAGCCCACAGAAAGAGCAGGAAACGCTGCACAAATTTTGGACAGATTGATAAATAGTCTATTGGTAGAACATGTAGATTATGCTGTCGAAATAGGATTACAAGCTGTACCTGTAGTGGAGGGAGCCAAGAATCCCccaattttgtatttcttcagCGTTGTACATCAtagtaataatataatacatttaGTTGAAAAACAATTCATGGATCTGGTAGTTCCTTTAGTCGa GAATACGCCTAAACATAACGATTgcctacagaaaaaaaaatttgttatggAAGATACTGAACGTAAAATCAATACAGGCTTAGATAG GTGTTTAAATGCGATTTCAACTTGGGTTAAACTCTATCTTCaaacagaacaaaaaaaatccgattttaaaccagaatcagatgATTTTGATACTGTAGCATCACCC GCCTGCAAAAATGTAATAAACTATATAAACAGtattattaaagaaattagAGCTAACTTGGATGGTAATAACGTCACTGCTATATTACAAGAACTTGGAATTAGGTTACACAGAGTGATATATGATCATATGTTGCAGTTTCAATACAACACTGCAG gAGCAATGGTGGCCATTTGTGATTTAAATGAATATAGACATTGTACGAAAGTTTTAGGTCCTTTGGTGACtgaattatttgaaactttACATGCTCTCTGTAACCTTCTTCTAGTGAAACCTGAAAATTTACAACAAGTTTGCTCAGAAGATTCATTG GTTAAACTGGACAGAGCAATTCTTCATAATTTTGTACAACTTCGAAGCGATTTTAAGgttcaaaaacaaactattttAAAAGTGTAG
- the LOC130445956 gene encoding protein arginine N-methyltransferase 1, translating into METMEVASTPVINNHVSKGEKMEDIPVDEMTSRDYYFDSYAHFGIHEEMLKDEVRTLTYRNSMYHNKHLFAGKVVMDIGCGTGILSMFAAKAGAKKVLAVECSNIVDYAKQIIETNKLDHIITVVKGKVEEITLPDGIEKVDIIISEWMGYCLFYESMLDTVLFARDKWLKSDGLLFPDRCSLFVTAIEDRQYKDEKINWWDDVYGFDMSSIRKVAISEPLVDVVDPKQVVTGPALIKEVDLYTVKKEDLEFSSPFMLTVRRNDYVQALVTYFTVEFTKCHKRIGFTTAPDAPYTHWKQTVFYFEDYMTVKKNEEIHGVFTMKPNPRNNRDLDFVIELDFKGELGEVHEVNRYRMR; encoded by the coding sequence ATGGAGACTATGGAAGTGGCATCAACTCCGGTAATTAACAATCACGTCAGTAAAGGTGAAAAAATGGAAGATATACCTGTGGACGAAATGACCTCTAGAGACTATTATTTCGATTCATACGCACATTTTGGTATACACGAAGAAATGCTGAAGGATGAAGTTAGAACCCTCACATACAGAAATTCAATGTAtcataataaacatttattcgcGGGAAAAGTAGTGATGGACATTGGTTGCGGTACAGGTATTCTTAGTATGTTTGCAGCAAAAGCAGGAGCAAAAAAAGTGCTTGCTGTTGAATGTTCCAATATAGTAGATTACGCAAAACAAATCATTGAGACAAACAAATTGGATCACATCATTACAGTTGTTAAAGGTAAAGTGGAGGAAATAACTTTACCAGACGGTATTGAAAAAGTAGATATTATTATTTCCGAGTGGATGGGATATTGCTTATTTTACGAAAGCATGTTAGATACAGTTCTTTTTGCACGTGACAAGTGGCTAAAATCTGATGGACTGTTGTTTCCTGACAGATGTTCATTGTTTGTTACTGCTATTGAAGACAGACAATATAAAGATGAAAAGATTAATTGGTGGGATGATGTATATGGCTTTGACATGAGTTCTATACGTAAAGTAGCTATTAGTGAACCTCTTGTAGATGTAGTCGATCCCAAACAAGTAGTTACAGGTCCTGCTCTAATTAAAGAAGTTGATTTGTATACTGTGAAAAAAGAAGATCTGGAATTCTCTTCACCTTTTATGCTCACTGTAAGAAGAAATGATTATGTCCAAGCTCTAGTTACCTATTTTACTGTTGAGTTTACCAAATGTCATAAACGTATAGGATTTACCACTGCCCCTGATGCACCTTATACGCATTGGAAACAGACTgtgttttattttgaagattacATGACTGTGAAGAAGAACGAAGAAATACACGGTGTATTTACAATGAAACCAAATCCCCGCAACAACAGAGATCTAGATTTTGTTATAGAATTAGATTTTAAGGGGGAACTCGGTGAAGTACATGAAGTTAACAGATATAGGATGCGCTAA